In Rosa rugosa chromosome 4, drRosRugo1.1, whole genome shotgun sequence, the genomic stretch AGCCTAGATCGTTAGAGAAAGTAAATAAATGGAAAAACAAAGAACTTATCAGAAACAAACCAAAGATTAAAGGTACCAGAGCACTCCCAGTGATTTCTTAATGAAGAATTCAAGAGCATCTGAAGGGAATACAgttaaaaaaagagaaagaatcaAAGCACAGGGGGAAAAAAAGAgctaagagagagagatgtatTACGTGCAGAAGACAGAAATGGGTAAACTGCAAACTTCTGGAAGTGTGTTCAAGAAATATGAAAAGTTAGTTTAAGTTAAGCCAGTTCTTTATTTGCCGTAAACACGGGAAAGATAAAGCAGGAGTCCAGCTTTCTCAAATCCGCGTTCACAGACAACAGTGTTTTAAAAAACTCAGATTTTGAGAATAAACCAAATAGCTTGGCGGCCCAAGATTTTGATTAGAAGCAGCTTTTGACTCAAAAATCAATGCCAAATGGAGCCTAAATGAAGCAGTTACGGGGATGTGATCACCTAGTGTGCATCAATATTAATGCTATAAGTCTGATTACGAAGAAAGATTTAAGAATAAACAATTCCCAGAAAAATAATTACCAAGTCCTTAATACGCCTTACTGATGTCATGTGACCTACAAGTTCAGCTCATACAATTATGTAACTTGTGCAGTACTTAACAATTGAAATATAACTTAATTGTAAATCAATGTATATATTGAATCGTACGCAGTGACCAAGTACAAGAATTAATTGCTGCATAACTAATGAAAAAGAACTAATAGTTGCAGGAACCTCTTCTCACCGACTCGGAAACACCATTCTTATACTCAAGTCGAGAAAACACACACCACAAGTGTGTGTGGGACAGAGAAACTTAGCATAACAATGATGAAGCACTGGCCAactcaaaatcaaaacacaaacGTATGGGCATCTTATCAATAACACAATACCTAAGAATCAAGCAACTGTTACATGTTCCATCGTTTGAGAGGTCCCTGATTGTGATGGGGATTGGTGTGATCCAGACCCTTGAGCAGGTCCAGATGATGGCTGATATGGTCCAGCCATTTGAGAGGCAGCTGATGATAGGTGATCCAGTCCTGCCATCTGAGAGGTTCCTGATGGTGATTCCTGTGGTCCTGCCATTTGAGGTGATCTTATGGGCGGGAACTGACGTGGTGGTGCCATTCTAGGAGGTGGTGTGTACCTAGTCTCAGTTAATGTTCTCTCAATCTGTCCGCCACGCCCAGCTTTTTCAAAAGCCTCGTATACGAATTGCTTCAGTGCAGGAGGAACACCAATGCCATATCTCACCATTTCTGTCAGTAAATCAAGGCTTGGGTCAAGTTCACCTTCATTGCAAAGCCCCCTGATCACAACATCATAGCAACTGGCATCTGGTTTAGGATCTTTCTCTCCCATTTTCTTCAAAAATTTTGCACAGTCCAGTGCTTTCCCATTCTTAATCAACTCAGTAAACACCCTGTTACCAAAACTAGCAACCACTCGCAACCCAACATCCACCATTCTGTTAAATATCTTAAGAGCATCATCTATCCTCTCTACATTCAAATATGCATCAATCAGAGTCTTATGTGTTGTTACGTCTGGGGTCAGCGACTTTGACGACAATTCTGTAAATAGTTGATCAGCCTCCGATAACATCCCATTCTCACAATACCTAGCAATGATATTATTATACCCCGCAACGTCCATGGAAAAAGGCTTTGACTTCACATTTGTTCccaccttcttgaaggtgtcaaACGCCTCACCAAACTTCCCAAGCTTAAAACACTCATTGACCATTATATTAAAAGTCTCGGAATTAACTGCCTGGAAATTGGGCGGTGTGTGATTATCCAGCATTTGTTCAAACAAAGCCCATGCCTCCTTCTTCTTGCCATGCTTAAGCAACACTTCCAAGAGAACATTGCAGGTAGCTGGGATCATCCTAAACTGCCTATCAAGCAAGTACCTGTATGAATCCATGGCCTCCTTCTCTTTCCCCTTATTGAAGAACCAATCTATAAAGGTGGCATTGACAACCCCATCATACACCAAACACCTCTCCTTAAGCTCGTCGAAAAGCTCATTGGCCTTGTCCAAATTCTCCAAATCCAAGAACCCTTTAATCAAGTTATTGAAAACCAAAGAATCAGCACCATGCCCCTTATTCAACATCTCCCTCAACAAGTCCACAGCGTCACCTATCCTACCGGCATCAATCAACCCTTTAGTCAAATGCCGGTACGTCACCGGCGAGGGACTAAAAGGGGCAGTTGCAATGATATGCCGGTAAATCTCAAGACCCACATCGACACGGCCCTCATCACAGTGAGTGTTAATCAAATTATTATAAGATACAATGTTGGGAACAATGTTGGACTGGTtgaaaaagaagtggaagaggGCAATAGCGTCATTGTACCTCTTGCCGCGGTACATGGCGGCGATGATGGCGTTGCAGGTGAAGACGGTGGGGCGCGTGTTGGAGAAGACGGAGTGACGCGCCACAGCTGAGGCGGCGTCGAGGTCGCCGGCGCGTATGAGGGACTGGACGCGGTTGTGGAGGTTGAGGCGAGGGCCGACGAGGGCGGAGGTCGAGTCGGGGAGGCGGGGCGCGTTGGGGTCGCGCGGAGGCGGCGGGCCGGAGCCGCGACGGAGCGCGTCGAGCGGGGGCTCTATGCGGAGGCGGCGCTTGCGGCGGCGGCGCTCGGCGGCGGCTTCTTCGGCGGTGGAATAGGCGAAGGAGCGGGTGGTGGTGAGAGATTGAGGATTGGAGATGGGGTTTTGGAGGGTGAGGGAGGTTAGGGAGGTTAGGGATTGGGATTGGGTTATGGGTTGTGGGGTGGTGGTTGGGCGGCGGAGAGAGCGGAGGAGCAGGCGGTACAGCGACATGgcgtttagagagagagagtgagggagGGGTTCTGCGTTCTGGTATAACTGGGGCTTAAACCCTAGTAAGTAAGCAAATGGGAAATCAGGGGTTTTGGTTCCACTTGGATATAATAGCAAACTACATATACTCTCTTAATAGATTTCCAAAACACATATAACCCCACGACATTTGGTTTCAAATATTGAAGAACAAAAGTTTACACTTCAGGACATTTTGTCTTGAAGAGGTATTTTACTTCCTCCTTACTTTCTAATCTCTTCTTTcggtaaaaataaaattaaccaAGCGTAGTGGGTCCATGCttttgaatttatttgtttaaacaTACTGCAAGTATAAATCTATCCTCTATCCTCAAAACCCGGCAGGTACGGTCCGGGcctaatttatttttttgtcaaaatgGTTCCGGCCGAGCCTCAGTATTCAAAAAACGGTTCGGGCCCGAGCCTTGaatttcagaaacaaaaaagCCCGCCAGGCCCTCTATTACTAAAAAAGACATGTGTTCCTATCTTATTGGTCGTATGATAAGGCTCAAAAACCTTATCATAGGGTCGAACTCATTTAATCCTAGTCTTCAACTCTAAAGTGCCAGACCCACGACCTCGAGTCATTCTTCACGATCAGCCACAATTCAAGCCGCctctttctttctccttctccttcaatCCTCCATGTCAATCTGCTAAGGGCTTCCTCTGCCAAATCCGAATTCCAGCAAATCTCTCTGATTATCAACTCCCAGATAACAACAAGATTGTGTTATAGGCTCAGCACAAAGAAGGCTAGGCGATGCCGTCATCATCCACCGATCTGTGCTGAGGCTTCATCATCCATCAATCTGAAGCTCACAGAATCTGGGTCCGATCTAGAAGCTCATAGCTCTTCGATCTGTGCTAAGGTTTCATCATCCATCAATCTGAAGCTCACAAAATCTGGGTCCGATCTAAAAGCTCAAAGCTCTTTGATCTGTGCTAAGGGCTTCATCATCCATCGATCTGAAGCTCACAGAATCTGGGTCCGATCTAGAAGCTCACAGCTCTTCGATTCGATGTTGAGAAAATGAGGCCTAAATGTAATCTGGTTATCTGGGTTTACTATTGTTTTCGGCTTGAAATGAGTTTTAAATTTTCGATTTTTAGTGTTGGATTAGTGAAGAATGGATCCCTGATTGTTTTTACTAATTGTTTGATGCATGTTTAGGTTAGATCAATGTGAAATGACGAGTTTTTGTGACTGGAATTCTGGAAATGTGCTTGTGGTTTCTGGTGGATATGGATTTTATTGTATTTTtcgatttttgattttgaatcttaGTTTATTTCGGGAAAACAAAAGGATATATGTTTTGGGCCCGAAAGCTCggaagcccggcccgaaaagaAACGGGTCGGTCCCAGTTGGTTGCAAAACGGGCTTTGGGCCCGAACAGTaaaaaacgggccggtcccgggcccaACAAAATTTTAGTTGAACCCGGCCCGTACCCAGCCCTACTCGAAGGTAAACAGTtattttcactattcataatttcgatcatTTCCTTATTAGAATTGATTGCTATTTGCAAAATAACCAGTAAAGAGTTAgctgaagaaagagaaaagttgagaaaGTTAAAAGATTATAGATCGAGGCTTAAAAGAGAAAGTCTCGATTATTGGGATATTATCTTCATAGTTCAAAAAAGAATTTATAAAGTTGAGATTACTATCAGAGATCTCGAATATACTCTCCGAGAGGAACAAAAActtcttgattatttgagcatcgGTTAGATATGCAAATcgctggtatcagagcttgctgAAAAAGCTCAAAAGGGAATCCCCAATagggacaatgtctgaattaatattagagaagttgaattctctactaaAATCTTCTGATAAGAAACATCAGAATCTGATAAAAGAattatctagatatcaagatcatctagaaaagGTACTAGATATAATctcccaattagaaaaattagagtacaaaatagattatatcaaagaacttcctaaaagggaagaagaacaGCTAACAAGTGTTGACAGAAAAATCAGTGAACAGCGAGAaatgctggattctatgaaaaatttaCGGAATGATAAGAAAAAACTTCCAGTTAAATCCAAGAAATCTAATGGATTTAAACCATTAGAAAAACCTGAGAAGAATCCTACTCCAAGCATGATTTTTCTAGAACCTTCTACTAGCCTGACTAGTATTAAGTATGAAAAACCAAAACACTTGGTAGCAAGAGATATCAAGATGATGAGCATCtttggaaaaaaagaaaggagtacaacttcTAAACGCTGAAGAATTCGAATACAATGAAATAGAACAGGAGGTAAAAAACTCCGCAATTCCAAaattagatttcaaacaaatctataaAAGAGGAAAGTGTGAAttgatggacagccatcatttcaaattattggaatttacaACTCCCTCCACAACtggagaaacagatctcttgatgatcactcctCAAGAAGTTGCTAGAGCAAaggcaaaaaattatcaatttatgcatattggagcagtccaagttggcATAAAACTCCTTGCCCGAGAAGGTATAAattgttcagttctatgtgtcttacaagacaatagactaacagattttcaagctagtctgttgggaacacttgaagcatctctatgcaatcaagtggcatatttcaactgtttcccaaatttctcaaccaacttgaaagatgcagcccactgtctaagactgagagtcaagacagatggtatatcaatgaaagaaaatatgcaagaacttgcgatagtatacagaatatactataaactgatgagtaccacagtagaaccaaagacaaggatatcaaatatctcaggtcttactactggatttctcaccagtcagaagaaccattcacaacaaattcacaaggttacttggaatgaagtaactttccccattgaatggaaattatatGGTCTAAAGAAACCACCAAAAAGTGCTAAAGCAACAAtctatgaaagtagaaagattggagatatcagtctaaaatttgatgatcacagaaaaagtgatgtcggtcctgagaatatcaggataaacataAATTTCAAGAGATGCAACAGTACTAGAGAGGCAAGTACTAGTGGCACCAAATTTGTTATAGAAGAACCAACAGATCCTattactgaagaagaactagaagctgatctaaatagaccagtaaatatgcttagagcaaaaAAACTCTATGAactctatgatgaagcagaatcttGCAAAAATATTGAACGATTAGaacaactaatcgaagaaatgaaaattttcaaaataggaaaggtaagaaaagtccttccttatcaagatatagaaatggaagacggagaaagctccaattccaaaactttcatcatcagAGAAAAGGGTAAGTTGGCATCGACACAATTTCAATTCCATTGATAAAGGCGTATGCATTCGAGCTTATCCTGCTGGGACTGAATGTTAGAGATAGAGTATTAGATGTATCAACGTTCAAACAGAATTCCTTGTATATTGTCTCCACATTTTCAGCATTTGTATTAAGAGAAGCATTGAAGTTGTTGAGAAGGGCATAGCCACTGGCTGTGACAAAGAAAAGGGCATCTGACCGAGTGAAGTTGGGATAGGAAACAGGATAGAAATACAAGCGAATGAACTTTTGGCCGGTCGTTATGGGAATGCTGTAAGTAAATTCAGAGCGGGAGATCAGTGTTGTGGTGTATGGCACTTGGCTGGAATGAGGTGGTGCTTTTCTGGCTTGGGACATATAACCAACTTATTGTACTTCTATGGGGTGAAGATCGATTTGAGTAGATATCTCCTGTCCAAATTCGGTTGTCAATATTATTGGACTGGTTGCCTGAAGAACCACAATTGAGAGCGATATCATCGGTGGGAGTGTATATGGGGCGCAACTCTCTGGCCATGATCAACATGACCATGTGTTGAAACAAGAAAAGGTAGACAGGAGCAAGAGTTGGTTTCATGGTCACTACCGATTAAGCTTTTGCTGCTGGGGACAATATTATTGATATGCTCGAAAAGagtgccaatttaaaccctgaaaagaaacattgttagtatagaataagcagggatcgttcaaaccggggattgagggtacttaCATGCAACACACGAAATTAATAAGGGTCACACAACAATTGCACACGAAAATTGAAAGAACAAACATGAATGTAACGtaaacaacatatatatagacatacaATTTCgaattagagagagaaataCATGTGAGAATGAGTTTTGGAATCCTACTCCTACTTATATACATTTTACAAGTCATAGTCACATTAGGAATCCacatacaacaaggattactagtcATGCACTAATTAGGAAACCAAATACAAGTAGGAAACaaaatccctaagaaacaccaacaaaaatccctaaaaaacacataacaaatctctaaaaaccaccaaaacaatTCCTACAAAACACCAACCATAAAATTCGGCCAAAATTAATTTCAACAATATTATTTACGATTTCTTTAagtattttcagattatattaaCTATTATTTACGACTTAATGAACAATTTCAGATTATTAACAAGTATATTTTACGTGTACATGCCTTCTAAAGCCCTAAACCGATTTTACATATGTACAAGAACATGAAAACGTACGAACAAGGGGGTTTTATCCGATAACAATTATGCTCTATAAgcatttcatttttgtttttttttttttttgctctgaGGTACTCTGGATTGTCTCCAAATTGTTATTAATTTgccgatttgttttgaaaaaaaaaaacctttcttTATTAGAGAATTTTTATCTGGAGTTGTATATGATTTTGTTTATTTCCAACTAACATGGATCACAGTACATGTCAAGATATATACCAAATTTAGACATTCGCCTCCCTTTCAAAAAATCTGAGAAGCTAAAAGGCTACTTATATATCCTGTGTTTTCTTCTTATCACATGGATTATTTTGTAGTAAACAAGCATAAGATTGATTTTACATGTCTCATTTGGAGTAGCAGGACTGAATTGGGTTAGATTCCTTGACCAAATCAATGAGCAGTTTCATCATAatctacagaaaaaaaaaaaaaaaaaactagagagGGCACAAGTCTGATATTGAAGCCTCTCTTTATTGTAATGCACAATCATCTTAGAGTTTCAAACTGGATTGAGGTTTGCAAAAGCCTTAGAGTTTTATCAATCATTGTCAAGCTTGAACCAGGTAATTAAAACATTTGATTGATAGAAATAACAACCCAATTCATTGGCCCAATTTCAAGTACAAGACAACTAAGCCACGTTTAGCATCATCCAGCTGTCCTATCTTCGTACATAGTACCTGCATTCACAAattgttgtaggggtgagcttttaTCCTCGCTGCTCAATAAGACTCTactgttacgtcccgaacctaaaatTTTACTAGTTTACTAGTCATTGGAAGATAAACTAGTAAATTTTTTGTTCAGGtcagtttttgagaaaattttctttatgAAAGTCGTGGAAGAgattaaaccgagtccgtgaaTATGTAGTACGCTTAAATCGGATTTCGTATGCGAAAATTATAGGTATTTTCGTGTGAGGGGCATTTTGATCATTTTATCATACCTTAATTAAATTGGGACTGGAGCAGCCATAATTCTCCGCCATTTTCACGACCAAACagaaaaggagagagaaagagggagaggACCTCTCCTTGAGCCGCCACCAAACTTCCACGACCGGCGCCAAATCCGGCAAAACTTTTTACACCAATCTCTTCCTCTCCTCATGGGCTTTCTATTGATACTAGTTTCATAATTTATTTTCACTTATGTGCAATGAATCGAAGGAGAGAAGATTTGACAATTTTTCCAGCTATTTTTcaatttccggccaaaccatCGAGAATTTGGAGAAACCCCAAGGTATAAAGTTGTTCCTTACCTCATGGGCTTTCTTTTGAGTATAATATTGTATATATATTGGAGGATTTTGGAAATTGTAATTCCGGCCACCATGATCCACCGCGGCCCCGCTGTCTCCGGCGGCCTTTCATGGccatttttatctttttttaagCTTTATTATACTTCTTAGAATGTGATAGTATTAGTCCAAGTAAAGTTGTTGAAATTTGGATGAGAAATTAAGGTTTTATGTTGAGAATAAATTGGGAAAATTGTGAATTTGAAGTGTTGGACTTAGAGGGAGCTAGTGGAAGAAAGTTAAGATGAATATTTGATGATAGAAAGACTTGGGTGACGTACATCAAGGAGAGGATACGATTTGCAATGATGCATTCACATTTCTTTACTCAGTTTATCGGAATTGAGCTTAATGTATTCATAAATTACTATTGGCTAGGTAATCCGGTTGAGCAAGCTTCTAAGGATATTCCCGAGATGGGACTCACCTAGTCACCCTTTCattgtgagtggacatttgctTTTAATAAGTtaattgtgcatgcagtatttttattattttccgattaatattatgaatttattattttaaagatcttatgatttatgtgatttatcgagatttcttgatttatgttttcaacgAGTTATTTATGATTTATCGTCAAGGAGTATATTTTGAGTTATGGAGGATTTACAGAGTTTTGGCGATATTATGCTTTCGACAATTTATTATTGAATTACCGAGTTAATATTGAGTTTCttttccgaaagcatttattaATGAGAAATTTATGAGTTGGATTTCAGAGTATTTAATTAAGGAGGTAAATATGTCAGCGCATacatgcattacctggtcggcagtcccatccaggtaatagtctggtcggtag encodes the following:
- the LOC133743368 gene encoding pentatricopeptide repeat-containing protein At1g10270, which codes for MSLYRLLLRSLRRPTTTPQPITQSQSLTSLTSLTLQNPISNPQSLTTTRSFAYSTAEEAAAERRRRKRRLRIEPPLDALRRGSGPPPPRDPNAPRLPDSTSALVGPRLNLHNRVQSLIRAGDLDAASAVARHSVFSNTRPTVFTCNAIIAAMYRGKRYNDAIALFHFFFNQSNIVPNIVSYNNLINTHCDEGRVDVGLEIYRHIIATAPFSPSPVTYRHLTKGLIDAGRIGDAVDLLREMLNKGHGADSLVFNNLIKGFLDLENLDKANELFDELKERCLVYDGVVNATFIDWFFNKGKEKEAMDSYRYLLDRQFRMIPATCNVLLEVLLKHGKKKEAWALFEQMLDNHTPPNFQAVNSETFNIMVNECFKLGKFGEAFDTFKKVGTNVKSKPFSMDVAGYNNIIARYCENGMLSEADQLFTELSSKSLTPDVTTHKTLIDAYLNVERIDDALKIFNRMVDVGLRVVASFGNRVFTELIKNGKALDCAKFLKKMGEKDPKPDASCYDVVIRGLCNEGELDPSLDLLTEMVRYGIGVPPALKQFVYEAFEKAGRGGQIERTLTETRYTPPPRMAPPRQFPPIRSPQMAGPQESPSGTSQMAGLDHLSSAASQMAGPYQPSSGPAQGSGSHQSPSQSGTSQTMEHVTVA